A region from the Gemmatimonadota bacterium genome encodes:
- the fbp gene encoding class 1 fructose-bisphosphatase translates to MVKHTATSVVTIERFIIEQERNFPQATGQLSGILQDIALAGKLITNKVRRAGLVDILGALDSENVQGEIQQKLDVFANETIVKAMDHGGRLCAMASEEEPEIIPIPDQFKCGNYVLCFDPLDGSSNIDVNVPVGTIFSVMRKITRGVHGELEDVLQPGRRQVAAGYIIYGSSTMMVYTTGHGVHGFTLDPSIGEFLLSHPDIKTPRRGRYLSVNDSYEQYWDEPVKALMRRYRGLDGQQKAMNVRYVGSLVADFHRNLLGGGVFAYPANTQSPRGKLRMLYECNPLAFIVQQAGGAATDGINDILDVIPTELHQRSPLFIGSADDIETAKDMLAKRVA, encoded by the coding sequence GTGGTCAAGCACACCGCGACGTCGGTCGTCACGATCGAGCGCTTCATCATCGAGCAAGAGCGGAATTTCCCCCAGGCCACAGGCCAGCTGTCGGGGATCCTCCAGGACATTGCCCTCGCCGGCAAGCTCATTACCAACAAGGTGCGGCGCGCGGGCCTGGTCGACATTCTTGGCGCCCTGGACTCCGAGAACGTGCAGGGCGAGATCCAGCAGAAGCTCGATGTGTTTGCCAACGAGACCATCGTGAAGGCGATGGACCACGGTGGTCGCTTGTGTGCCATGGCGTCGGAAGAGGAGCCGGAGATCATCCCGATTCCCGACCAGTTCAAGTGCGGCAACTATGTGCTGTGCTTCGACCCGCTGGATGGGTCGTCAAACATCGACGTGAATGTGCCCGTCGGCACGATCTTCTCGGTGATGCGGAAGATCACGCGAGGGGTGCACGGTGAGTTGGAGGACGTGCTGCAGCCCGGGCGTCGGCAGGTGGCGGCCGGCTACATCATCTACGGCTCCAGCACCATGATGGTGTACACCACGGGGCACGGGGTGCATGGCTTCACACTCGATCCGTCCATCGGCGAGTTCCTCCTGTCGCATCCGGACATCAAGACCCCACGGCGCGGGCGCTACCTCAGCGTGAACGACTCGTACGAGCAGTATTGGGATGAGCCGGTGAAGGCGCTGATGCGTCGTTACCGCGGCCTCGACGGGCAGCAGAAGGCGATGAACGTGCGGTACGTGGGCTCCCTGGTCGCCGACTTTCATCGCAACCTGCTCGGCGGTGGCGTCTTTGCCTATCCCGCCAACACGCAGTCGCCGCGGGGCAAGCTCCGCATGCTGTATGAGTGCAACCCGCTGGCGTTCATCGTGCAGCAGGCCGGTGGGGCCGCCACTGATGGGATCAACGACATCCTGGATGTCATCCCCACCGAGCTGCACCAGCGCTCCCCGCTTTTCATCGGTAGTGCCGACGACATCGAGACGGCGAAGGACATGCTCGCCAAACGCGTCGCCTGA
- a CDS encoding methylmalonyl-CoA mutase — protein MTKPASSERLSPAGIPLKVAYSEADVGPGLAERLGTPGQWPFTRGVQPTMYRGRLWTMRQYAGFGTAAQTNERFKHLLAAGQTGLSVAFDLPTQMGIDSDSSRALGEVGRVGVAIDTVEDMHTLLDGIPLDQVSTSMTINATASTLLAMYLVVAEERGIARAKLSGTIQNDLLKEYIARGTYIYPPAPSLQLIAEIFRFCAAEVPDWNPISISGYHIREAGATAVQELAFTMANTLAYVQCALDAGLAVDTFAPRLSFFFAAHNDLFEEVAKFRAARRMYARLMRERFGASDASARLRFHTQTGGVTLMAQQPLNNVVRVTVQALAATLGGTQSLHTNGYDEALALPTADAATLALRTQQVVGYESGVANTVDPLAGSYFVEALTDELERQATALVEKVDTLGGAVAAIAQGFFQEEIARSAYAHQLRVESGESVVVGVNRFGDGQEPPVIPTPDFSALESEQVARVRVVKGRRDAAALSGALDLLRTAAGAPGAVRPALMPLIIDAVRARASVGEISDCLRGAWGEHRPG, from the coding sequence ATGACCAAACCTGCGTCCAGCGAGCGGCTTTCGCCGGCTGGGATTCCCCTCAAGGTGGCCTACAGCGAGGCCGACGTCGGCCCTGGATTGGCCGAGCGCCTGGGCACTCCGGGGCAGTGGCCATTCACGCGCGGTGTGCAGCCCACGATGTACCGCGGCCGCTTGTGGACCATGCGCCAGTACGCCGGCTTCGGCACCGCCGCGCAGACGAATGAGCGCTTCAAGCACCTGTTGGCCGCCGGACAAACCGGGCTCTCGGTCGCCTTCGACCTTCCCACGCAGATGGGGATCGACAGCGACTCGTCGCGCGCGCTCGGCGAGGTGGGTCGCGTAGGGGTGGCGATCGACACCGTCGAGGACATGCACACCCTCCTCGACGGCATTCCGCTCGACCAGGTGTCGACCTCGATGACGATCAATGCCACGGCGTCCACGCTGTTGGCCATGTACCTCGTGGTGGCGGAGGAGCGGGGGATCGCACGCGCGAAGCTCAGTGGCACGATCCAGAACGACCTGCTCAAGGAGTACATCGCGCGCGGGACGTACATCTACCCGCCCGCGCCGTCGCTGCAGCTGATCGCCGAGATCTTTCGCTTCTGTGCGGCCGAGGTGCCGGACTGGAATCCGATTTCGATCAGCGGGTACCACATCCGGGAAGCCGGGGCCACCGCGGTGCAGGAGCTGGCCTTCACGATGGCCAACACCCTGGCCTATGTGCAGTGTGCCCTTGATGCTGGCCTGGCCGTGGACACCTTTGCGCCGCGGCTCTCGTTCTTCTTTGCCGCGCATAACGACCTGTTCGAGGAGGTCGCGAAGTTCCGGGCCGCCCGACGGATGTACGCGCGCCTGATGCGCGAGCGGTTTGGGGCGAGCGACGCCAGCGCCCGGTTGCGCTTCCACACGCAGACCGGTGGGGTGACCCTCATGGCCCAACAGCCGCTGAACAATGTCGTTCGCGTCACGGTGCAGGCTCTGGCGGCCACGTTAGGCGGGACGCAGTCCCTCCACACGAATGGCTACGACGAGGCGCTGGCCCTCCCGACCGCGGACGCGGCGACCCTCGCGTTGCGCACCCAACAGGTGGTGGGATACGAATCCGGGGTGGCCAACACCGTCGACCCACTGGCCGGCTCGTACTTCGTCGAGGCGTTGACGGACGAACTCGAGCGCCAGGCCACGGCCCTGGTGGAAAAGGTCGACACGTTGGGCGGTGCCGTCGCGGCGATCGCGCAGGGGTTCTTCCAGGAAGAGATCGCGCGCAGCGCCTACGCCCACCAATTGCGGGTGGAGTCGGGGGAGTCGGTGGTTGTGGGGGTGAACCGATTTGGGGACGGGCAGGAGCCGCCGGTGATTCCCACGCCGGATTTCTCAGCGCTGGAGTCGGAGCAGGTCGCTCGCGTGCGCGTGGTAAAGGGGCGTCGGGATGCCGCAGCGCTCAGCGGCGCGCTGGACCTGCTGCGGACCGCTGCGGGGGCTCCCGGAGCCGTGCGGCCGGCGCTCATGCCACTGATCATCGATGCCGTCAGGGCGCGGGCCTCGGTGGGCGAGATCTCGGACTGCCTGCGGGGCGCCTGGGGCGAGCACCGCCCGGGCTGA
- a CDS encoding zinc ribbon domain-containing protein has translation MPTYQFRCPDGTIVERIFKISEVPATIPVPNGEGEAVRMISGGAGLIFKGSGFYITDYGKDGKKDQREASKGEAAKSDSSKADTPKADAAPAKAEPTKAAPASGSSGGSE, from the coding sequence ATGCCGACGTACCAGTTTCGCTGCCCCGACGGCACCATCGTCGAGCGCATCTTCAAGATCAGTGAGGTTCCCGCCACCATCCCCGTGCCCAACGGCGAGGGGGAGGCGGTGCGGATGATCTCCGGCGGTGCCGGGCTGATCTTCAAGGGGTCAGGGTTCTACATCACCGATTACGGGAAAGACGGCAAGAAGGACCAGCGGGAGGCGTCGAAAGGCGAGGCCGCGAAATCCGATTCGAGCAAGGCTGACACCCCCAAGGCCGACGCGGCACCGGCCAAGGCGGAACCCACGAAGGCCGCCCCGGCATCGGGTAGTTCGGGCGGGAGCGAATGA
- a CDS encoding arginine--tRNA ligase yields MSAEEMLRGAIARAAVDLGAAADFAAHLERPRDPSFGDWASNAPMALAKVLRRKPLDIAHDLVARLDVAAAGVREAYVAPPGFINFRMAAGAEAARLAEIISTGAQYGRSTEGQGAPVNVEFVSANPTGPLHVGHGRQAALGDAVAALLEATGWTVTREFYYNDAGVQIANLALSVQARVRELAGMPLVIPEGGYHGEYIGDIARAYVAAHPEDARGENLDQLRTFGVAALRHEQDLDLQAFGVKFNVYYLESSLYTDGQVEATVAMLQGAGHTFEKDGALWLRTTDYGDDKDRVMRKSDGTYTYFLPDVAYHVTKWRRGFHRAINVQGADHHSTVTRVRAGLQALEMGIPEGYPEYELHQMVTVMRGGEEVKISKRAGSYVTVRDLIDEVGRDAVRYFFLMRKSESPLVFDVELARSQSEENPVYYIQMAHARLCGIFRVGEVDPSTIHGAGVDYAVLDSDDERELVKALLGYPALLATAARSRAPHLVASYLLDTARLVHTWYHKHHVLGEADAVRAARLVLARSAQVVLHNGLHLLGITAPERM; encoded by the coding sequence ATGAGCGCGGAGGAGATGCTCCGCGGCGCGATCGCCCGCGCGGCGGTGGACCTGGGCGCTGCGGCCGACTTTGCGGCCCACCTGGAGCGTCCGCGCGATCCGTCATTTGGGGACTGGGCGTCCAACGCCCCGATGGCCCTCGCCAAGGTGTTGCGTCGCAAGCCGCTGGACATCGCGCACGACCTGGTGGCGCGCCTGGACGTGGCGGCTGCAGGGGTCCGCGAGGCCTATGTCGCGCCGCCGGGGTTCATCAACTTCCGGATGGCGGCGGGGGCCGAGGCGGCTCGACTCGCCGAGATCATTAGCACCGGTGCGCAGTACGGCCGTTCGACCGAGGGGCAGGGGGCGCCCGTCAATGTCGAGTTTGTCTCGGCCAACCCGACGGGGCCGCTGCACGTGGGGCATGGCCGGCAGGCCGCGTTAGGCGATGCCGTCGCCGCCCTGTTGGAGGCCACCGGGTGGACGGTGACCCGCGAGTTCTACTACAACGATGCGGGCGTCCAGATCGCCAACCTCGCCTTGAGCGTCCAGGCGCGCGTCCGCGAACTGGCCGGGATGCCGCTCGTGATCCCCGAGGGGGGATACCACGGGGAGTATATCGGGGATATCGCGCGCGCCTACGTCGCGGCCCACCCGGAGGACGCGCGGGGGGAGAACCTCGATCAGCTGCGCACCTTTGGCGTCGCGGCCCTCCGTCATGAACAGGACCTGGACCTGCAGGCGTTCGGGGTGAAATTCAATGTGTACTACCTGGAGTCGTCGCTGTATACCGACGGCCAGGTTGAGGCGACCGTCGCCATGCTGCAGGGAGCCGGCCATACCTTCGAGAAGGATGGGGCCCTCTGGCTGCGCACGACGGACTACGGCGACGACAAGGACCGCGTGATGCGGAAGTCGGATGGGACGTATACGTACTTCCTGCCGGACGTCGCCTACCATGTCACCAAGTGGCGTCGTGGCTTCCACCGCGCCATCAACGTCCAGGGCGCGGACCATCACAGCACGGTGACGCGCGTGCGCGCCGGGCTGCAGGCCCTCGAGATGGGGATCCCCGAGGGATACCCGGAATACGAGCTGCACCAGATGGTCACGGTGATGCGCGGCGGCGAGGAGGTGAAGATCTCCAAGCGGGCGGGCAGTTACGTGACCGTGCGTGATCTCATCGACGAAGTGGGCCGTGACGCGGTGCGCTACTTCTTCCTCATGCGCAAGTCGGAGTCGCCGCTGGTCTTCGACGTTGAGCTGGCGCGCTCGCAGAGCGAGGAGAATCCCGTGTATTACATCCAGATGGCGCACGCGCGCCTCTGCGGGATCTTTCGCGTCGGCGAGGTGGACCCGTCGACGATCCACGGGGCCGGGGTCGACTACGCCGTGCTCGACAGCGACGATGAACGCGAGCTGGTCAAGGCCCTGCTCGGCTATCCCGCGCTGCTCGCCACGGCAGCTCGTTCGCGGGCGCCGCATCTCGTGGCGTCGTACCTCCTCGATACGGCACGCCTCGTCCACACCTGGTACCACAAGCACCATGTGCTCGGGGAGGCCGACGCCGTACGGGCGGCTCGGCTGGTGCTCGCACGGTCCGCGCAGGTCGTCCTGCACAACGGCTTGCACTTGTTAGGCATCACTGCTCCCGAGCGCATGTAG
- a CDS encoding sugar kinase: protein MSVLVVGSVALDSVETPFGKADEVLGGSGTFFAASASHFTPVQLVGVVGSDYPVQKLEALRARGVDLGGLEQADGESFRWRGRYRHDLNSAETLETRLGVFSHFRPKIPAAFRQAPFVFLANIDPRLQLEVLKQVERPRLVACDTMNFWIESRRADLVELLKHVDVLLLNDGEARQLTEQSNLVKAARWILERGPKHVVIKKGEHGAFMFTGSTVFFAPAYPLEDVFDPTGAGDSFAGGFIGYLARTGKLDEAHLRRAVVYGSTMGSFAVERFSIGRLLEIDPTDIRNRLDEFRRLVAFEEEMPA, encoded by the coding sequence ATGTCTGTCCTCGTCGTAGGATCCGTTGCCCTCGATTCCGTGGAGACGCCGTTCGGCAAGGCCGACGAAGTGCTGGGTGGGTCCGGCACCTTCTTCGCGGCGTCGGCCTCCCACTTCACCCCGGTGCAACTGGTCGGGGTGGTCGGTTCCGACTACCCGGTCCAGAAGCTGGAGGCGCTGCGCGCGCGCGGCGTGGACCTGGGCGGGCTCGAGCAGGCCGACGGCGAGTCCTTTCGCTGGCGCGGTCGCTACCGGCATGACCTCAACTCGGCCGAGACCCTGGAGACGCGGCTGGGGGTGTTCTCGCACTTTCGCCCCAAGATCCCGGCGGCCTTCCGGCAGGCGCCGTTTGTCTTCCTGGCGAATATCGACCCTCGCCTGCAGCTGGAGGTCCTCAAGCAGGTCGAGCGGCCCCGCCTGGTGGCGTGCGATACCATGAACTTCTGGATCGAGAGCCGACGCGCCGACCTGGTCGAGTTGCTGAAGCATGTGGACGTCCTGTTGCTGAACGATGGCGAGGCCCGCCAGCTCACCGAGCAGTCCAACCTCGTGAAAGCCGCACGCTGGATCCTCGAGCGTGGCCCCAAGCACGTGGTGATCAAGAAGGGCGAACACGGCGCGTTCATGTTCACCGGCTCGACGGTCTTCTTTGCTCCGGCGTACCCGTTGGAGGACGTCTTCGACCCCACCGGGGCGGGCGACTCTTTCGCGGGCGGCTTCATCGGCTACCTGGCGCGCACCGGAAAGCTGGATGAGGCACACCTGCGGCGGGCCGTGGTGTACGGCTCCACCATGGGATCGTTTGCCGTGGAGCGCTTCTCGATCGGGCGACTGCTCGAGATTGATCCCACCGACATCCGGAATCGCCTCGACGAGTTCCGACGCCTGGTGGCCTTCGAGGAGGAGATGCCGGCGTGA
- a CDS encoding phosphoribosylformylglycinamidine cyclo-ligase: MDYRSAGVDLHAADDAKGRIQRLVESTRTAGCVGGFGSFGGMFQAPGAPGNVLVASADGVGTKIKVAIEAGRHDTIGHCLVNHCVNDILAQGATPMFFLDYVAFGALVPAVVEGVVAGVAAGCRENDCALIGGETAEMPGLYTPPDYDLAGFIVGVVAADAAIGAERVREGDVLIGYESSGLHTNGYSLARRIVSERMRLGVQDPFPGERGASTADVLLRIHRSYLAAVRPVLGQVHALAHITGGGLPGNLNRALPSTLDAVVDLSSWEIPNLFTQLERAGGVDRMEMFRAFNMGVGAVSIVETGDVEGVLAAAATAGVRAWRLGAVVPGTGTVRLTGGSA, from the coding sequence CTGGACTACCGGAGTGCCGGGGTCGACCTCCACGCGGCGGATGACGCCAAGGGGCGGATCCAGCGACTGGTGGAGTCGACGCGCACGGCCGGATGTGTCGGAGGCTTTGGATCGTTTGGCGGAATGTTCCAGGCCCCAGGAGCTCCGGGCAACGTGCTCGTGGCCAGCGCGGATGGAGTGGGGACGAAGATCAAGGTGGCGATCGAGGCCGGACGGCACGACACGATCGGCCACTGCCTGGTCAACCACTGCGTCAACGACATCCTCGCGCAGGGGGCGACGCCGATGTTCTTCCTGGACTACGTCGCGTTCGGCGCACTGGTGCCGGCCGTGGTCGAGGGGGTCGTCGCTGGCGTCGCCGCCGGGTGCCGCGAAAACGACTGTGCCCTCATCGGGGGCGAGACGGCCGAGATGCCCGGACTGTACACGCCGCCGGACTATGACCTCGCGGGGTTCATTGTCGGCGTCGTCGCAGCGGACGCGGCCATTGGCGCGGAACGCGTCCGCGAGGGGGACGTGCTGATCGGCTACGAGAGCTCGGGGTTGCACACCAACGGGTACTCGCTGGCCCGACGCATTGTCTCTGAGCGGATGCGGCTCGGAGTCCAGGACCCATTCCCCGGCGAACGTGGTGCCTCTACCGCCGACGTGTTGCTGCGGATCCATCGTTCGTACCTGGCCGCCGTCCGGCCAGTACTCGGGCAGGTGCATGCGCTGGCGCACATCACGGGTGGGGGCCTCCCGGGAAACCTGAACCGTGCCCTTCCGTCGACCCTCGACGCCGTCGTCGACCTCAGCAGCTGGGAGATCCCGAACCTGTTCACCCAGCTCGAACGGGCCGGCGGGGTGGATCGAATGGAGATGTTCCGCGCGTTCAACATGGGGGTTGGGGCGGTCTCGATTGTCGAGACGGGGGATGTGGAAGGGGTGCTCGCCGCCGCGGCGACGGCGGGTGTGCGTGCCTGGCGCCTGGGGGCCGTCGTCCCTGGGACAGGAACTGTCCGCCTCACCGGAGGGTCTGCATGA
- the ribD gene encoding bifunctional diaminohydroxyphosphoribosylaminopyrimidine deaminase/5-amino-6-(5-phosphoribosylamino)uracil reductase RibD produces MTDLHGVDGRWMARAVELARLGWGQVAPNPLVGAVVVQGDRVVGEGYHARFGEAHAEVVALRAAGEGARGATLYVTLEPCAHQGKTPPCVDAILTAGIARVVVAVRDPNPVASGGLERLATAGVDVATGVGEAAAHELNAAFLTSHTRSRPWVTLKMAITLDAAIADGTHTTSRITGPAARRFAHQLRAGHDAVAVGMATVRIDDPQLTVRDGPAPRVPPTRIVFSRNGRLSLTSTLANSLRQGPVVVTAYDMDPGYEHGLRQAGVDVVVGGDLHEVMDALGARGLRSILVEGGAGVAASLLEADLVDRLILVQSPTVFGAGSLGAFSRVTARRAEAAPRWRVITREILGDDIATTYAVRED; encoded by the coding sequence GTGACGGACCTGCACGGAGTGGACGGGCGCTGGATGGCGCGTGCCGTTGAGCTGGCCCGGCTGGGGTGGGGACAGGTCGCGCCGAATCCGCTGGTCGGTGCGGTGGTCGTCCAGGGCGATCGCGTCGTCGGCGAGGGCTATCATGCCCGATTCGGTGAGGCGCACGCCGAGGTGGTCGCCCTGCGGGCCGCTGGCGAAGGCGCCCGTGGGGCCACGCTGTACGTGACGCTCGAACCGTGTGCGCACCAGGGAAAGACGCCGCCCTGTGTAGACGCCATCCTCACGGCGGGCATCGCGCGGGTCGTGGTGGCCGTGCGCGATCCCAATCCCGTGGCCTCCGGTGGACTGGAGCGCCTGGCGACGGCCGGTGTCGACGTGGCGACGGGGGTGGGCGAAGCCGCTGCGCACGAACTCAACGCGGCCTTCCTCACCAGCCACACGCGGTCGCGTCCCTGGGTGACGCTCAAGATGGCGATCACCCTCGACGCCGCGATCGCTGATGGAACGCACACCACCAGCCGCATCACCGGACCGGCGGCGCGGCGCTTCGCCCACCAGCTGCGCGCCGGGCACGATGCGGTGGCCGTCGGAATGGCCACGGTGCGTATCGACGACCCGCAGCTGACGGTGCGAGACGGCCCGGCGCCCCGCGTGCCGCCGACCCGAATCGTGTTTTCCCGCAACGGGCGGCTCTCGTTGACATCCACGCTTGCGAACTCGCTTCGCCAGGGGCCGGTCGTGGTCACCGCGTACGACATGGATCCGGGGTACGAACACGGCCTGCGTCAGGCCGGGGTGGACGTGGTCGTCGGAGGCGACCTCCACGAGGTGATGGACGCGTTAGGCGCGCGGGGGCTGCGGTCGATCCTCGTCGAGGGGGGCGCGGGGGTGGCCGCGTCGCTCCTCGAGGCGGACCTCGTCGATCGCCTCATCCTCGTGCAGTCGCCGACCGTCTTCGGCGCAGGCTCGCTGGGCGCATTTAGCCGGGTCACGGCGCGGCGCGCGGAAGCGGCGCCGCGGTGGCGCGTGATCACCCGAGAGATCCTCGGCGATGATATTGCCACGACCTACGCCGTCCGGGAGGACTGA
- a CDS encoding riboflavin synthase: MFTGLVDDVGTIAAATDTEAGRTFTVRCGYDGLAVGESIACHGACLTVREHGTGWFTVAAVVTTLGRTTMDQWGEGTRLNLERAMRATDRFGGHIVQGHVDGVGVVTAAQAHGDAWLIDVSVPPEVDDLLVPHGSITVDGVSLTVNALPAPRTLQLSIIDHTLRHTTLGALRPGDRVHLEADVIGKYVRRLLQPRLPAD; this comes from the coding sequence ATGTTTACCGGACTGGTCGACGACGTGGGCACCATCGCGGCCGCCACGGACACCGAGGCGGGCCGGACCTTCACGGTGCGGTGTGGTTATGACGGGCTCGCCGTTGGGGAAAGCATTGCCTGCCATGGGGCGTGCCTCACGGTCCGCGAACATGGGACGGGCTGGTTCACCGTGGCCGCCGTGGTCACAACCCTCGGGCGCACGACCATGGACCAGTGGGGGGAAGGGACCCGCCTGAACCTCGAACGGGCGATGCGTGCGACGGATCGGTTCGGCGGTCACATCGTCCAGGGGCACGTGGACGGCGTGGGGGTCGTCACGGCCGCCCAGGCCCATGGGGACGCCTGGCTGATCGACGTCTCGGTGCCCCCGGAGGTCGACGACTTGCTCGTCCCGCACGGCTCGATCACCGTGGACGGCGTGAGCCTAACGGTCAACGCGCTCCCTGCGCCGCGTACGCTCCAGCTCTCGATCATCGACCACACCCTGCGTCATACGACCCTGGGTGCCCTCCGTCCGGGGGATCGCGTCCACTTGGAGGCGGATGTCATCGGCAAGTATGTCCGTCGGCTGCTGCAGCCCCGGCTCCCGGCTGATTAG